From a single Notolabrus celidotus isolate fNotCel1 chromosome 7, fNotCel1.pri, whole genome shotgun sequence genomic region:
- the LOC117815562 gene encoding mucin-5AC-like, which produces MTSTPVNMTSTPVNMTSTPVNMTSSPVLMTTPPVNMTSSPVLMTTPPVNMTSTPVLMTTPPVNMTSTPVLMTTPPVNMTSTPVLMTTPPVNMTSTPVLMTTPPVNITSTPVNTASSPVNMTSSPVNMTSSPVNMTSSPVHSTSMSMTSPLINASSTAPVTTMSSPGKATSSAVTGTTGKPLETTSAPAMPTTPAPAEEPKIKLEFKLQETFTQELNNQSSPEFKDLSNKVATQLDAVYSKGFGSAFNRTKINGFSKGSVKVDAELIFNKVETLPNASSAANTLKTAASSSNFSLSVNTSSITTTVVLPQKQGQATVAPTTLMNTTPTPVNMTSQPLNMTSPKLNTTSPPVSPTSLPVNMTSQPLNMTSPFSNMTATPVITTSQPLNSTSTTVDMTSSPQPNMTSPPINATSVRPMSTMSPPVTRTTGKPLETASAPAMPTTPAPAEEPKIKLEFKLQETFTQELNNQSSPEFKDLSNKVATQLDAVYSKGFGSAFNRTKINGFSKGSVKVDAELIFNKVETLPNASSAANTLKTAASSSNFSLSVNTSSITTTVVLPQKQGQATVAPTTLMNTTPTPVNMTSQPLNMTSPKLNTTSPPVSPTSLPVNMTSQPLNMTSPFSNMTATPVITTSQPLNSTSTTVDMTSSPQPNMTSPPINATSVRPMSTMSPPVTRTTGKPLETASAPAMPTTPAPAEEPKIKLEFKLQETFTQELNNQSSPEFKDLSNKVATQLDAVYSKGFGSAFNRTKINGFSKGSVKVDAELIFNKVETLPNASSAANTLKTAASSSNFSLSVNTSSITATVVLPKTQAETTVTPTAMVNTTHTPGNATAPPINGTSAKPVLITSGPAMTTAATSTSSMVSLNFKLQQNFTSELSNQSSQEFNQLKDKVEESLNNIYKGKFGSQFVKAKVNSFSPGSVVVNSELIFKNASSVPETSSVANVLVDAASNNTNFSLPVDAASVVVTRTSTSTAAPTATPTMPITSVAVNVTATPTAALNATAGPTPSMNSTVAPSAAPNATAAPTAAPNATAAPTAAQTTNAAASSDTTLALQFSLNQTFTSDLSNSSSTAFKTLASTVETELTKVGQKLYGSSFVRAVVNSFKSGSVVVSSSLVFTNQSSVPSSSSATSQLSNELTSSSTLSVVSGSVTATSSSASSTAAPNATAAPTAAQTAAPNITAAPTAAPNATAAPTAAQNATGATPAPTGAPNVTAAPTAASNATKAPTAAQTTTVSSDTTLALQFSLNQTFTSDLSNSSSTAFKTLASTVETELTKVGQKLYGSSFVRAVVNSFKSGSVVVSSSLVFTNQSSVPSSSSATSQLSNELTSSSTLSVVSGSVTATSSSASSTAAPNATAAPTAAQTAAPNITAAPTAAPNATAAPTAAQNATGAPTPAPTGAPNVTAAPTAAPNATKAPTAAQTTTVSSDTTLALQFSLNQTFTSDLSNSSSTAFKTLASTVETELTKVGQKLYGSSFVRAVVNSFKSGSVVVSSSLVFTNQSSVPSSSSATSQLSNELTSSSTLSVVSGSVTAGSSSPSTAAPTAAPTAAPTAAPTAAPTAAPTAAPTAAPTAAPTAAPTAAPTAAPTAAPTAAPTAAPTAAPTAAATTAPAATTAASSASTDPPTSSEGTLGLQLSLNQTFTSDLSNSSSTAFKALAATVVTGVNKACTKVFGSSFRRSIVDSFTSGSVVVKSTLVFKDKSSVPSASNASSLLSSELTGSSTSLNVIPGSVSAESTSTSNSPRPTIGSLVFLLAALLPVAQMLMDL; this is translated from the exons ATGACATCAACACCAGTCAACATGACATCAACACCAGTCAACATGACATCAACACCAGTCAACATGACATCCTCACCAGTCCTCATGACCACACCACCAGTCAACATGACATCCTCACCAGTCCTCATGACCACACCACCAGTCAACATGACTTCAACACCAGTCCTCATGACCACACCACCAGTCAACATGACTTCAACACCAGTCCTCATGACCACACCACCAGTCAACATGACTTCAACACCAGTCCTCATGACCACACCACCAGTTAACATGACTTCAACACCAGTCCTCATGACCACACCACCAGTTAACATAACCTCAACACCAGTCAACACAGCATCATCACCAGTAAACATGACTTCATCACCAGTCAACATGACTTCATCACCAGTCAACATGACTTCATCACCAGTCCATTCAACATCCATGTCCATGACATCACCATTAATCAATGCATCTTCAACAGCACCAGTCACAACAATGTCATCACCAG GCAAAGCAACTTCCTCTGCAGTAACTGGAACAACAGGAAAACCACTGGAAACAACTAGTGCTCCAGCCATGCCAACAACGCCTGCCCCAGCCGAAGAGCCAAAAATAAAGTTGGAATTTAAGTTGCAGGAAACTTTTACACAAGAGCTTAACAACCAATCCTCACCAGAGTTTAAGGATTTAAGTAACAAAGTAGCAACACAG cTTGACGCAGTATACTCAAAAGGATTTGGATCGGCCTTCAATCGGACTAAAATCAATGGTTTCAG TAAAGGATCCGTTAAGGTCGATGCTGAGCTGATATTCAATAAAGTAGAAACACTGCCAAATGCCAGCTCTGCAGCTAACACTTTGAAGACTGCTGCTTCCAGCTCTAATTTTAGCCTCTCTGTAAACACATCATCTATTACTACAACTG TTGTGCTGCCACAAAAACAAGGCCAAGCCACGGTTGCCCCTACAACACTGATGAACACAACTCCTACACCAG TCAACATGACCTCACAACCACTCAACATGACTTCTCCTAAACTCAATACAACCTCACCACCTGTCAGTCCAACATCACTACCAGTCAACATGACCTCACAACCACTCAACATGACCTCACCATTTTCCAACATGACAGCTACTCCAGTCATCACAACTTCACAACCACTAAACTCCACTTCAACAACGGTCGACATGACCTCCTCACCACAACCAAACATGACCTCCCCACCAATAAATGCAACCTCTGTCAGGCCAATGTCTACTATGTCACCACCAG TAACTAGAACAACAGGAAAACCACTGGAAACAGCTAGTGCTCCAGCCATGCCAACAACGCCTGCCCCAGCCGAAGAGCCAAAAATAAAGTTGGAATTTAAGTTGCAGGAAACTTTTACACAAGAGCTTAACAACCAATCCTCACCAGAGTTTAAGGATTTAAGTAACAAAGTAGCAACACAG cTTGACGCAGTATACTCAAAAGGATTTGGATCGGCCTTCAATCGGACTAAAATCAATGGTTTCAG TAAAGGATCCGTTAAGGTCGATGCTGAGCTGATATTCAATAAAGTAGAAACACTGCCAAATGCCAGCTCTGCAGCTAACACTTTGAAGACTGCTGCTTCCAGCTCTAATTTTAGCCTCTCTGTAAACACATCATCTATTACTACAACTG TTGTGCTGCCACAAAAACAAGGCCAAGCCACGGTTGCCCCTACAACACTGATGAACACAACTCCTACACCAG TCAACATGACCTCACAACCACTCAACATGACTTCTCCTAAACTCAATACAACCTCACCACCTGTCAGTCCAACATCACTACCAGTCAACATGACCTCACAACCACTCAACATGACCTCACCATTTTCCAACATGACAGCTACTCCAGTCATCACAACTTCACAACCACTAAACTCCACTTCAACAACGGTCGACATGACCTCCTCACCACAACCAAACATGACCTCCCCACCAATAAATGCAACCTCTGTCAGGCCAATGTCTACTATGTCACCACCAG TAACTAGAACAACAGGAAAACCACTGGAAACAGCTAGTGCTCCAGCCATGCCAACAACGCCTGCCCCAGCCGAAGAGCCAAAAATAAAGTTGGAATTTAAGTTGCAGGAAACTTTTACACAAGAGCTTAACAACCAATCCTCACCAGAGTTTAAGGATTTAAGTAACAAAGTAGCAACACAG cTTGACGCAGTATACTCAAAAGGATTTGGATCGGCCTTCAATCGGACTAAAATCAATGGTTTCAG TAAAGGATCCGTTAAGGTCGATGCTGAGCTGATATTCAATAAAGTAGAAACACTGCCAAATGCCAGCTCTGCAGCTAACACTTTGAAGACTGCTGCTTCCAGCTCTAATTTTAGCCTCTCTGTAAACACATCATCGATCACTGCAACTG TTGTGCTGCCAAAAACTCAGGCTGAAACCACAGTTACCCCTACAGCAATGGTGAACACAACTCATACACCAG GTAATGCAACCGCTCCACCAATAAATGGAACATCAGCAAAGCCAGTTCTCATTACTAGTGGTCCGgccatgacaacagctgcaACATCAACAAGTTCCATGGTTTCGCTGAATTTCAAGCTGCAGCAAAACTTTACCTCAGAACTTTCCAACCAATCGTCACAAGAGTTCAATCAATTAAAAGACAAAGTTGAAGAAAGc CTCAATAACATCTATAAAGGAAAATTTGGGAGCCAGTTTGTTAAAGCCAAGGTCAACTCTTTCAG tccaggttcagttgtGGTGAATTCTGAGCTGATATTTAAGAACGCGAGCTCAGTACCGGAAACCAGTTCTGTGGCAAATGTTCTTGTTGATGCAGCATCCAACAACACCAACTTCTCCCTACCAGTTGATGCAGCAAGTGTTGTTGTAACTA GAACAAGCACATCAACAGCTGCACCTACAGCTACACCAACAATGCCTATCACATCAGTTGCTGTTAATGTCACAGCCACTCCAACTGCTGCTCTTAATGCAACAGCTGGGCCTACCCCTTCAATGAATAGTACTGTTGCTCCATCTGCTGCACCCAATGCCACAGCTGCTCCCACTGCAGCTCCTAATGCAACAGCGGCACCCACTGCTGCACAAACAACAAATGCAGCTGCATCCAGTGATACAACCCTGGCTCTTCAGTTTAGTCTCAACCAAACATTTACATCAGATCTCTCCAACTCATCCTCAACAGCGTTTAAAACTTTGGCCTCAACAGTGGAGACAGAG CTAACCAAAGTGGGTCAAAAGCTTTATGGCTCATCCTTTGTCCGTGCAGTGGTCAACTCATTCAA GAGTGGATCAGTGGTTGTCAGCTCATCCCTTGTGTTCACAAATCAATCCTCAGTTCCTTCATCAAGCTCAGCAACCTCACAACTAAGCAATGAACTAACAAGCAGCTCAACGTTGAGCGTCGTTTCAGGCAGTGTAACTGCAA cttcttcttctgcctcttccACTGCTGCACCAAATGCTACTGCTGCCCCCACTGCTGCCCAGACTGCAGCTCCCAACATTACAGCTGCACCGACTGCAGCTCCAAATGCAACTGCTGCTCCTACTGCAGCTCAAAATGCAACAGGAGCAACTCCTGCCCCTACTGGGGCTCCCAATGTTACAGCTGCTCCAACTGCAGCTTCTAATGCAACAAAGGCACCCACTGCTGCACAAACAACAACTGTATCCAGTGATACAACCCTAGCTCTTCAGTTTAGTCTAAACCAAACATTCACATCAGATCTCTCCAACTCATCCTCAACAGCGTTTAAAACTTTGGCCTCAACAGTGGAGACAGAG CTAACCAAAGTGGGTCAAAAGCTTTATGGCTCATCCTTTGTCCGTGCAGTGGTCAACTCATTCAA GAGTGGATCAGTGGTTGTCAGCTCCTCCCTTGTGTTCACAAATCAATCCTCAGTTCCTTCATCAAGCTCAGCAACCTCACAACTAAGCAATGAACTAACAAGCAGCTCAACGTTGAGCGTCGTTTCAGGCAGTGTAACTGCAA cttcttcttctgcctcttccACTGCTGCACCAAATGCTACTGCTGCCCCCACTGCTGCCCAGACTGCAGCTCCCAACATTACAGCTGCACCGACTGCAGCTCCAAATGCAACTGCTGCACCTACTGCAGCTCAAAATGCAACAGGAGCGCCGACTCCTGCCCCTACTGGGGCTCCCAATGTTACAGCTGCTCCAACTGCAGCTCCTAATGCAACAAAGGCACCCACTGCTGCACAAACAACAACTGTATCCAGTGATACAACCCTAGCTCTTCAGTTTAGTCTAAACCAAACATTCACATCAGATCTCTCCAACTCATCCTCAACAGCGTTTAAAACTTTGGCCTCAACAGTGGAGACAGAG CTAACCAAAGTGGGTCAAAAGCTTTATGGCTCATCCTTTGTCCGTGCAGTGGTCAACTCATTCAA GAGTGGATCAGTGGTTGTCAGCTCATCCCTTGTGTTCACAAATCAATCCTCAGTTCCTTCATCAAGCTCAGCAACCTCACAACTAAGCAATGAACTAACAAGCAGCTCAACGTTGAGCGTCGTTTCAGGCAGTGTAACTGCAG gttcttcttctccttccacTGCTGCCCCTACTGCAGCTCCCACTGCTGCTCCTACAGCTGCTCCCACTGCTGCCCCAACTGCAGCTCCCACTGCTGCCCCTACTGCTGCTCCCACTGCTGCCCCAACTGCAGCTCCCACTGCTGCTCCTACCGCTGCTCCCACCGCTGCTCCCACCGCTGCTCCCACTGCTGCTCCAACTGCTGCCCCTACTGCAGCTGCTACGACTGCCCCAGCAGCAACAACTGCGGCCTCTTCTGCATCAACAGATCCTCCTACATCCAGTGAGGGAACCTTGGGTCTACAGCTGAGTCTCAACCAAACGTTCACATCAGATCTCTCCAACTCTTCCTCAACAGCTTTCAAGGCTTTGGCTGCAACAGTGGTCACAGGG GTAAACAAAGCATGTACGAAGGTCTTTGGATCATCTTTCAGACGCTCCATAGTGGATTCATTCAC GAGTGGATCAGTGGTGGTCAAATCAACCCTTGTGTTCAAGGATAAAAGCTCAGTTCCCTCAGCAAGCAATGCAAGCTCACTACTCAGCAGTGAACTTACAGGCAGCAGCACATCTCTGAATGTTATTCCAGGCAGCGTTTCTGCAG agtcaacatcaacatcaaataGTCCTAGGCCTACGATTGGATCATTGGTATTCTTATTAGCAGCACTGCTGCCTGTAGCACAGATGCTGATGGACTTGTAA